One window of the Lactococcus lactis genome contains the following:
- a CDS encoding acetolactate synthase large subunit, which translates to MKKIKLEKPTSGSQLVLQTLKELGVEIIFGYPGGAMLPLYDAIHNFEGIQHILARHEQGATHEAEGYAKSSGKVGVVVVTSGPGATNAVTGIADAYLDSVPLLVFTGQVGRQSIGKDAFQEADTVGITAPITKYNYQIRETADIPRIVTEAYYLARTGRPGPVEIDLPKDVSTLEVTEINDPSLNLPHYHESEKATDEQLQELLTELSVSKKPVIIAGGGINYSGSVDIFRAFVEKYQIPVVSTLLGLGTLPISHELQLGMAGMHGSYAANMALVEADYIINLGSRFDDRVVSNPAKFANNAVVAHIDIDAAELGKIVKTDIPILSDLKVALSRLLQLNNVKTVFNDWIKTVIENKEKAPFTYEPQNHDIRPQETIKLIGEYTQGDAIIVTDVGQHQMWVAQYYPYKNARQLITSGGMGTMGFGIPAAIGAKLAQPNKNVIVFVGDGGFQMTNQELALLNGYGIAIKVVLINNHSLGMVRQWQESFYEERRSQSVFDVEPNFQLLAEAYGIKHVKLDNPKTLADDLKIITEDEPMLIEVLISKSEHVLPMIPAGLHNDEMIGLHFTDENEEVDNA; encoded by the coding sequence ATGAAAAAAATAAAGTTAGAAAAACCTACTTCCGGTTCCCAACTTGTTCTCCAAACCTTAAAAGAACTTGGAGTAGAAATTATTTTTGGTTATCCTGGTGGGGCCATGCTCCCCTTGTATGATGCGATTCATAATTTTGAAGGAATTCAACATATTTTAGCCCGTCATGAGCAAGGAGCAACGCATGAAGCCGAAGGTTACGCTAAATCGTCTGGTAAAGTTGGTGTCGTCGTTGTTACGTCTGGACCGGGAGCGACTAATGCAGTAACTGGAATTGCTGACGCTTATCTTGATTCAGTCCCATTGTTAGTTTTCACAGGTCAAGTTGGCCGTCAGTCAATTGGTAAAGATGCTTTTCAAGAAGCGGATACTGTTGGAATTACAGCCCCAATTACAAAATATAATTATCAAATTAGGGAAACCGCAGATATTCCAAGAATTGTTACAGAAGCCTATTATTTGGCAAGGACAGGACGTCCTGGGCCAGTAGAAATCGATTTACCAAAAGATGTTTCCACCCTTGAAGTCACTGAAATTAATGACCCAAGCTTGAATCTTCCTCATTATCACGAAAGTGAAAAAGCGACTGATGAACAATTGCAAGAATTACTGACAGAACTTTCTGTCAGTAAAAAACCAGTCATTATTGCTGGCGGAGGAATTAATTATTCTGGCTCAGTTGATATTTTCAGAGCATTTGTCGAAAAATATCAAATTCCAGTTGTTTCTACATTGCTTGGCTTAGGAACATTACCAATCAGCCACGAATTGCAACTAGGAATGGCAGGAATGCACGGTTCATACGCTGCAAATATGGCTTTAGTTGAAGCTGACTATATTATTAATTTGGGATCACGTTTTGACGATAGAGTTGTATCCAATCCAGCAAAATTTGCTAATAATGCTGTCGTTGCTCATATTGATATTGACGCTGCTGAACTTGGCAAAATTGTAAAAACCGATATTCCAATCCTTTCTGATTTGAAAGTGGCTTTAAGCAGACTTTTGCAATTAAATAATGTCAAGACTGTTTTTAATGATTGGATTAAAACTGTCATTGAAAATAAAGAGAAAGCACCATTTACTTATGAGCCCCAAAACCATGATATCCGTCCACAGGAAACAATTAAATTAATTGGAGAATACACTCAAGGAGATGCAATCATTGTGACCGATGTTGGGCAACATCAAATGTGGGTGGCGCAATATTATCCTTATAAAAATGCAAGGCAACTTATTACTTCTGGGGGAATGGGAACGATGGGCTTTGGCATTCCTGCAGCAATCGGTGCAAAGCTGGCACAGCCAAATAAAAATGTCATTGTTTTTGTTGGCGATGGTGGCTTTCAAATGACTAATCAAGAATTAGCATTACTTAATGGCTACGGTATTGCAATCAAAGTTGTTCTGATTAATAATCATTCATTGGGAATGGTACGTCAATGGCAAGAATCATTCTATGAAGAGCGACGTTCACAATCGGTTTTTGATGTTGAACCCAATTTTCAATTGTTAGCCGAAGCTTATGGCATCAAACATGTTAAGTTAGATAATCCAAAAACTTTGGCTGATGATTTAAAAATTATTACAGAAGATGAGCCAATGCTTATTGAAGTTCTAATTTCAAAATCTGAGCATGTTTTACCAATGATACCAGCTGGATTACACAATGACGAAATGATTGGACTTCATTTTACTGATGAGAATGAGGAGGTAGATAATGCGTAG
- the ilvN gene encoding acetolactate synthase small subunit, with protein sequence MRRMIIAKLHNVTGIMNRFTAVLNRRQVNILSITAGVTESQDLTHTTFVIEVDHLDEVEQIIKQLNRLIDVIEVADITDLPHVEREVVLIKVSAPPTIRAEIFTMIEPFRVNVVDVNLENVTIQLTGDSAKIEALIDVVSPYGILNMARTGSAGFERG encoded by the coding sequence ATGCGTAGAATGATTATCGCAAAACTTCATAATGTAACAGGAATTATGAATCGATTTACCGCCGTTCTCAATAGAAGGCAAGTGAACATTCTCTCAATTACCGCTGGAGTTACAGAAAGTCAAGACTTAACTCATACCACTTTTGTTATTGAAGTTGATCATCTTGATGAAGTAGAACAAATCATTAAACAATTAAATCGCTTAATAGATGTGATTGAAGTAGCTGATATTACAGATTTGCCTCATGTAGAACGTGAAGTCGTCTTGATTAAAGTATCAGCTCCACCGACCATTAGGGCAGAAATTTTTACAATGATTGAACCTTTTAGAGTAAATGTAGTTGATGTCAATCTGGAAAATGTCACCATTCAATTAACGGGTGATTCAGCAAAAATCGAAGCACTTATTGATGTTGTTAGTCCTTATGGTATTCTAAATATGGCTCGGACAGGTAGTGCAGGTTTTGAGCGTGGCTAA
- the ilvC gene encoding ketol-acid reductoisomerase, producing MAVTMYYEDDVEVSALAGKQIAVIGYGSQGHAHAQNLRDSGHNVIIGVRHGKSFDKAKEDGFETFEVGEAVAKADVIMVLAPDELQKSIYEEDIKPNLKAGSALGFAHGFNIHFGYIKVPEDVDVFMVAPKAPGHLVRRTYTEGFGTPALFVSHQNASGHAREIAMDWAKGIGCARVGIIETTFKEETEEDLFGEQAVLCGGLTALVEAGFETLTEAGYAGELAYFEVLHEMKLIVDLMYEGGFTKMRQSISNTAEFGDYVTGPRIITDEVKKNMKLVLADIQSGKFAQDFVDDFKAGRPKLTAYREAAKNLEIEKIGAELRQAMPFTQSGDDDAFKIYQ from the coding sequence ATGGCAGTTACAATGTATTATGAAGATGATGTAGAAGTATCAGCACTTGCTGGAAAGCAAATTGCAGTAATCGGTTATGGTTCACAAGGACATGCTCACGCACAGAATTTGCGTGATTCTGGTCACAACGTTATCATTGGTGTGCGCCACGGAAAATCTTTTGATAAAGCAAAAGAAGATGGCTTTGAAACATTTGAAGTAGGAGAAGCAGTAGCTAAAGCTGATGTTATTATGGTTTTGGCGCCAGATGAACTTCAAAAATCCATTTATGAAGAGGACATCAAACCAAACTTGAAAGCAGGTTCAGCACTTGGTTTTGCTCATGGATTTAATATCCATTTTGGCTATATTAAAGTACCAGAAGACGTTGACGTCTTTATGGTTGCACCTAAGGCTCCAGGTCACCTTGTCCGTCGGACTTATACTGAAGGTTTTGGTACACCAGCTTTGTTTGTTTCACACCAAAATGCAAGTGGTCATGCGCGTGAAATCGCAATGGATTGGGCCAAAGGAATTGGTTGTGCTCGAGTGGGAATTATTGAAACAACTTTTAAAGAAGAAACAGAAGAAGATTTGTTTGGAGAACAAGCTGTTCTATGTGGAGGTTTGACAGCACTTGTTGAAGCCGGTTTTGAAACACTGACAGAAGCTGGATACGCTGGCGAATTGGCTTACTTTGAAGTTTTGCACGAAATGAAATTGATTGTTGACCTCATGTATGAAGGTGGTTTTACTAAAATGCGTCAATCCATCTCAAATACTGCTGAGTTTGGCGATTATGTGACTGGTCCACGGATTATTACTGACGAAGTTAAAAAGAATATGAAGCTTGTTTTGGCTGATATTCAATCTGGAAAATTTGCTCAAGATTTCGTTGATGACTTCAAAGCGGGACGTCCAAAATTAACAGCCTATCGCGAAGCTGCTAAAAATCTTGAAATTGAAAAAATTGGGGCAGAGCTACGTCAAGCAATGCCATTCACACAATCTGGTGATGACGATGCCTTTAAAATCTATCAGTAA
- the ilvA gene encoding threonine ammonia-lyase IlvA, translating to MISAKEVEDAYDLLKAVVTKTPLQLDPYLSNKYQANIYLKEENLQKVRSFKLRGAYYSISKLSDEQRSKGVVCASAGNHAQGVAFAANQLNISATIFMPVTTPNQKISQVKFFGESHVTIRLIGDTFDESARAAKAFSQDNDKPFIDPFDDENVIAGQGTVALEIFAQAKKQAISLDKIFVQIGGGGLIAGITAYSKERYPQTEIIGVEAKGATSMKAAYSAGQPVTLEHIDKFADGIAVATVGQKTYQLINDKVKQLLAVDEGLISQTILELYSKLGIVAEPAGATSVAALELIKDEIKGKNIVCIISGGNNDISRMQEIEERALVYEGLKHYFVINFPQRPGALRTFVSDILGPNDDITRFEYIKRADKGKGPCLVGILLSDASDYDSLIDRIERFDNRYVNLHGNDSLYELLV from the coding sequence ATGATAAGTGCCAAAGAGGTTGAAGATGCCTATGATTTGTTAAAAGCAGTTGTCACTAAAACACCTTTACAATTAGACCCTTACCTTTCCAATAAATATCAAGCAAATATTTACTTAAAAGAAGAAAACTTACAGAAAGTTCGTTCTTTTAAATTACGAGGAGCTTATTATTCTATCAGTAAATTATCTGATGAGCAACGCTCTAAAGGAGTGGTTTGTGCCTCCGCAGGAAATCATGCACAAGGAGTTGCTTTTGCTGCAAATCAATTAAATATTTCTGCGACAATTTTTATGCCCGTTACCACACCTAACCAAAAAATTTCACAAGTTAAATTTTTTGGCGAAAGTCATGTAACAATTCGTTTAATTGGTGATACTTTTGATGAATCAGCCAGAGCAGCAAAAGCTTTTTCTCAAGATAATGACAAACCATTTATAGACCCTTTTGATGATGAAAATGTAATTGCTGGTCAAGGAACAGTGGCTTTAGAAATTTTTGCGCAAGCTAAAAAACAAGCAATAAGTTTAGATAAGATTTTTGTACAGATTGGTGGAGGTGGTTTAATTGCAGGAATTACGGCCTACAGTAAGGAGCGCTATCCCCAAACTGAAATTATCGGAGTTGAAGCAAAAGGGGCAACAAGTATGAAAGCTGCCTACTCTGCTGGTCAGCCCGTCACCTTGGAACACATTGATAAATTTGCTGACGGAATTGCGGTTGCGACTGTCGGTCAGAAAACTTACCAACTTATTAATGACAAAGTGAAACAATTGCTTGCGGTTGATGAAGGTTTAATTTCTCAAACCATACTCGAATTGTATTCAAAATTAGGAATTGTCGCCGAACCAGCAGGTGCAACATCTGTTGCCGCACTTGAACTTATTAAAGATGAAATCAAGGGTAAAAATATTGTCTGTATCATCAGCGGCGGAAATAATGATATTAGTCGAATGCAAGAAATTGAAGAAAGAGCTTTGGTTTATGAAGGTCTAAAACATTATTTTGTCATTAACTTTCCTCAAAGACCAGGAGCCTTACGAACTTTTGTCAGTGATATTTTAGGGCCAAATGATGATATTACCCGATTTGAGTACATCAAAAGGGCTGATAAAGGTAAAGGGCCTTGTCTTGTTGGGATTTTACTTTCAGATGCTAGTGATTATGATTCATTGATTGATCGGATTGAAAGATTTGATAATCGTTATGTTAACTTACATGGAAATGATAGTTTATACGAACTTTTGGTCTAA
- a CDS encoding RidA family protein — protein MKIIATLDAPAAIGPYVQGKIVNGLLYASGQIPLNPLNGEIVGDSIETQTEQVMKNISAILKEAHSDFDLVIKTTCFLKNIEDFSRFNAIYSKFFDKEFPARSAVGVAGLPKNVLIEIEVIAEVKS, from the coding sequence ATGAAAATTATTGCAACATTAGATGCACCAGCCGCTATCGGTCCTTATGTTCAAGGCAAAATTGTTAATGGTTTACTCTATGCATCAGGCCAAATTCCGTTGAATCCATTGAATGGAGAGATTGTTGGAGATAGCATTGAGACTCAAACCGAACAGGTGATGAAAAATATTTCTGCTATTTTGAAAGAAGCACATTCTGATTTTGACTTAGTCATCAAAACAACATGTTTCTTGAAAAATATTGAAGATTTTTCAAGATTTAATGCAATTTATTCAAAGTTTTTTGATAAGGAATTCCCAGCGCGTTCCGCTGTTGGAGTTGCAGGATTACCTAAAAATGTCCTTATTGAAATAGAAGTCATTGCAGAAGTTAAATCCTAA
- the dprA gene encoding DNA-processing protein DprA, producing MITNFDLYRWKKAGMTNLGVNKLLKFFHRYDKKISLRQMGQVAQLKSIPNFIEQYKNQDVSKLREEYKIYPSFSLLDEIYPERLKEIYNPPVLLFYQGDIRLLKTPKLAFVGSRQASSQGIKAVQKIVTELNQNFTIVSGLAKGIDTASHLSAIKNKIPTIAVIGTGLDIFYPLENRKIQEYLAKNQLILSEYSVGEKPLRYHFPERNRIIAGLSHGVVVIEAKLRSGSLITCERALEEGRDIFAVPGNIADGFSDGCNHLIQQGAKLIYQAQDILEEYLYD from the coding sequence ATGATAACAAATTTTGATTTATATCGTTGGAAAAAAGCTGGCATGACCAATTTAGGAGTAAATAAACTTTTAAAATTTTTTCATAGATATGATAAAAAAATAAGTTTAAGACAAATGGGACAAGTAGCACAACTTAAATCAATTCCCAACTTTATTGAACAATATAAAAATCAAGACGTAAGTAAACTGAGAGAAGAGTATAAAATATACCCATCATTTTCTCTTCTTGATGAAATTTATCCCGAAAGGCTCAAGGAAATTTACAATCCACCGGTTCTATTATTTTATCAAGGAGATATAAGACTCTTAAAAACTCCTAAATTAGCTTTTGTTGGTAGTCGACAAGCAAGCTCACAAGGAATTAAAGCCGTTCAAAAAATTGTGACAGAGTTGAACCAAAATTTTACGATTGTCAGCGGACTCGCTAAAGGAATTGATACAGCAAGTCATCTTTCTGCCATTAAAAATAAAATCCCTACAATTGCAGTTATCGGTACAGGCTTAGATATCTTTTATCCTTTAGAAAATCGAAAAATTCAAGAGTATCTTGCTAAAAACCAACTCATACTATCAGAATATTCAGTCGGAGAAAAGCCACTTCGTTATCATTTTCCTGAACGTAATCGTATCATTGCGGGACTTTCACATGGTGTAGTAGTGATAGAAGCAAAGTTACGAAGTGGTAGTTTAATTACTTGTGAGCGCGCTCTGGAAGAAGGAAGAGATATTTTCGCTGTACCAGGAAACATAGCAGATGGATTTTCAGATGGCTGTAATCATCTAATACAACAAGGAGCAAAATTAATCTATCAAGCCCAAGATATCTTAGAAGAATATTTGTATGATTAA